In a genomic window of Oncorhynchus keta strain PuntledgeMale-10-30-2019 chromosome 28, Oket_V2, whole genome shotgun sequence:
- the spryd4 gene encoding SPRY domain-containing protein 4 — MAMPLGLGQYCRLAGRVMGALSRRQTRGTLLPAIRWYITQTAGNKVQFKLDDRTAHSSLDLFKKDTGVIYRILGLDPSHVQQNPERFRDWAVVFGDGRITGGRHYWEVTVKKSSEFRLGVAEAAMSRDDCVGTNRSSWVFGYVQRKWFAMTSNQRVPVPLVGKPDRVGILLDYEAGLIGLVDIPKAKVIHSMRVTFRGPLCPAFGLWDGELLTHSGLEEPEGLK; from the exons ATGGCGATGCCCCTTGGCTTGGGACAATATTGTCGCTTGGCAGGACGAGTTATGGGCGCATTGTCCCGCAGACAAACACGTGGGACACTTCTTCCAGCGATAAGATGGTATATTACCCAAACGGCAGGCAATA aGGTGCAGTTTAAGCTGGACGACAGGACAGCCCACAGCAGTCTGGACCTCTTTAAGAAGGACACAGGTGTCATCTATCGCATCCTGGGCCTAGACCCCAGCCATGTCCAACAGAACCCTGAGCGCTTCCGTGATTGGGCCGTGGTGTTCGGAGACGGGCGAATCACAGGCGGCCGCCACTACTGGGAGGTGACAGTGAAGAAGTCGTCAGAGTTCCGTTTAGGCGTGGCCGAGGCGGCGATGTCACGGGACGACTGCGTAGGCACCAACCGCTCCTCCTGGGTGTTCGGCTACGTCCAGCGCAAGTGGTTCGCCATGACATCCAACCAGAGGGTGCCGGTGCCTCTGGTGGGTAAGCCTGATCGCGTGGGCATCCTGTTAGACTATGAGGCCGGCCTTATAGGCCTGGTGGATATCCCAAAGGCCAAGGTGATCCACAGCATGAGGGTCACATTCAGGGGGCCTCTCTGCCCAGCGTTTGGCTTGTGGGATGGAGAGCTGCTTACACACTCAGGTCTGGAGGAGCCTGAAGGCTTGAAGTGA